CATGCACATTGCAAAGCATTACAAAGatgcataactacaaaaactacacatttattgttagagtgccataacgtttgattaaaacatgtttattacctgtccatgagaaaagACGCCAAAAACCTGGTCcgttcggaatccttttaaaagcagcaagtccttccccctttgaaaagcagctccgagataaattctgttgtggtcacaaagacgtttatccacaaactttgtacccggacttttctcttgtcttttcgtagaagctttatacgttggcaGTCGTGGAATGGGTAAGTGGAGTTTGGGAGCGCTCCTTTATGACACTATGCTGCTCAGTGCTTAAATGTTAAGGTTTATtctgtctaaataaatgaaacctcagtatatttttttttaaaaaaaagacaaagtgaACTTGCTAGAACGTATTTGATGTAATTACTGACACTAAAAATTTCAAAGTCATGCGAAAAATGCAAATTAGAGATTAATTAAGTTAAATCTTGTAAATAATTGTGTTTCGATGTTTCAGAAGTCAACATTGATCAGGAAAACGCAGTGTTGTGAGATTTCCGAAGCGCTTTATTCTGCTCTCGAATTTAaaagtgtgtttgtttatgtcttTCTAACACTTGATAAAAATGTCTGCCTGTTTAATATGGTTAAAATGTGCCATATTCTCCTTAAACTCAAACAGTTTCAGGAAGtaaattctgtgtgttttccgTGAACCCAGATGTCAGGAGGCCCTGGTCATGTAAAAGGGCTTTTCTGCTTTTCACGAGGATAGAAACTGATTTATTTTCACCACAAACCTTGAGACATTCACACTCCTCTTATGGAGAAGAATCCAAGTTTCCCTTTTAGGGGGGGACATAGTGAAGCCTTGTCAGCTTTGGTCTTGCTGCGTGTAATAATGCCTCTGTCTATTTTTACATGCTtccatgtgagtgtgtgagcatCTGGATGAGGCTGTTAGTGTGTTTGTGCCTGAAAACAGGACCAAAAAAATGAGAATCTTCTGCTCAGTGCTGTCGTTTGTGAGGTTTCTGTAACCAGGGCCAAGTCGATCTTTGTAATAATCGATTCTGAATCCTGGCACTGAGGCCTCAGACCTGCACAGTGCACATTAATATACTGCTGGGGTAAAAGTAATGAATATCTGACCCTAATTTGCAGGCGTTAGCGCTGCATGCTCATTCATGAAAGATGGGGGGAGGAGGTGAGGCTGAATAATTGacaatataaaaagaaaagggTTGCAAGGCTGGGCCGTGGTATGTGTAAATTgacttcctttcttttttttattatttgtgttccCATATCACAAACCAACCACAAGTGCCAACCACATTTATTCTGCACAACGTTCTCGCCCCCATCTGCTTCCTGTTACTGCACATTGTATGTAATCCACCATTAACTTTCACACTGGAAATCACAGTTTGTTAGTTAACCGTACCAAATCTTCATGGTCCCAAATGTTCTTAACTTTCTTTAgccaaaatatttttagttgactaaatgtTTCTTCATTATTAGAGGGCAAAATATAATggtgggtgtgggtgggggAATGGAACAAGGGAGAGGGAGTTTGGtaggacaataaaaaataagaattagAGTGAAGCCGTTTTGGTTGTGCTGAAAGTATAATGTGATGTTGTTTACATTCAAAATAaactgaattattgtgtaaattaccaaataaaccatctcaaattcaccaatttaatgaagcTCTGCAATATTATTAGgggtttggtgtttttatttgtttatattgaatgaatgcagttgtttttatttgcaaattgtggaaagaactttaaatttttccacaaatcttgcaatttcttacaaacaattccaatacaataaaattcaaccaaatttagtttttcaaaaaaaacacatattctttttaaaaacataaatctatttattttcctttgcaacatgcatttcacagcaaaataaaagacaagtccaacatgagagacattaagtatttttgaccagctgtctgtgacccacttttgggtccagacccaccagttgacctcacgtgtcaaactctagGCCCGGGggcctttagagcaggggtagGCAACTATAGTTGGGTGGTaatccagtggtcggttggcatgcagatatcttgcagtgaagaagagatgctatgctagcaacgtgacttttacagatattcacgtagtattaaagatattttttcggtgctaaaggggtaaggaatcatttctgaacatgtttaaaagtagaaggcggccagaaagaaagtattagcagattccgcccgccgccaactcTTCTGGattaaattttcacagtatcgatgtgaatcgcgATACccatgaatcgatttttaactgctttaTGATTAGTCGTTACATCCCtgttacaaaatcaagaatttttgaagAGAAGTACTGGCAGGGACTGATATAAAAAACTACAGCACcattgatgttaaaattgttattttttccctcctaaaatctgtggcccacttgacaTCAAACTGGTaaatatttggcccctgaactaaaatgagtttgacacccctgatcttgACCTGCTAGGATtgattgtgtagtttttgtgtatCATTGCATCACATGCCACTAATGAAAACACTGATTGGATTATcataatgtaaatatttacgATATACTAGCATCACAGGGATGCAGCTGGTGCTTATTGTTCTGTGTCTCTGTCCTCTCTGCATCACCAGCCCAAGGTCAGGCCCGTACGCAGCTATACGCTGAGCCAGCATTTAACAATTGCAAGgtttatttttagaaatgttgttGCTCTCCACCTGCAGGTGTTGAGCTACTGTAGATGGTTGTAAAGCTTTCCCAGAGGAAGGGAACTGGTAGTTAAGGGGAGGGATGTGATTTCAGCTGCCAAACTGTTATTAAACGTCTGAATGCAGAGGAAGCGATAGTAACTGGGCTTCTGGGCAATTTGAGGTTTGAGCGCTAATTGCTGAGTCGTCCAATTGTTAGCGGAGAGGGCTTCACCACACATTCCTCTGATCTATTCCTCTTCAAGCTTCAATGGTGGTTTGTGCTTTCATCTGTGTTTACAGGCGAGGAACAGAAAGTCTGTGTTCGTCTTCAAAGGACAGAATCCATACGCTATAGCAGAACCACAAAATACTACGTAGTGATGATGTAACACTGGTGGGAggaaacaaagggtttttttgtGGTTAAAATTATCTTTTGTTTTGGTTATTTGAGTTTACTTTGTCCTGGGTTCAGTTCACTATCCCTaatattaatgattttttttaattaaaaaaaacatgaatttatgtttaaaaaaacacagatagaATCCTTTTACTCTttgtttggttatttcgtttcaaaaccaaattaaaaaacagaaaaaacggacatttttattttattttattaatttaaaaccagaaacaggaaaacagaaaaaccaaacaagcagcgttttcaATCTGTgtaaatccgtgtatcattcgttctttggttattccgttttaaaaccaaatcaaaataacaaacagtgtcattattttgttttactgatttaaaaccaaaacagaaatacacaaaaacttgtTGTGTTCGTGTGACGGGAAAGTCAGACTTTCTGGTTCCTCTACACTGCTGATTATGGTGTaagcaggttttttttgtgttcttttttgaCTCAACCTCATGTCATGGGTCCAAAATACAcaggaaggtgtgtgtgtgtgtgtgtgtgtgtgtgtgcgtgtgtgtgtgtgtgtgtgtgtgtgtgtgtgtgtgtgtgtgtgtgtgtgtgtgtgtgtgtgtgtgtgtgtgtctttttcaGCCCAATGTCTGATGAACTGTTACCATTCACCAAAGCTGGTTTATTATAAAGCTACAGATTTTAACTAATTAcatattaaaagtaaaaaaaagaaaaacacacaatatcaaaGAAAAGATCTTGTTTTATAAAGGCTGCAGTTAAACAATCTTTAATGGTTGTTGTAATGAATCTTTTGATGAATACAACTTAGGAAATATGATTTAAAGTAAGGGGTTTTTTGCTGTTATGTTTGACTTATTTACCATATTTGTGAACTTGCTACATGTGACAATACATTAAGGGCAccccgatctgatattgatactagatattggtccgatatcagcaaaaaacaaGTCTTGGATTATATTGGCCTACATCTAGAATCTCCAATATAAGCACtctgatacttttttttaaatgtattttattgtttttattattgttattttgcagAGTTTTCTCATTCACTTTTTACTTATTCTATTGAATTGTAGAATATGCTTATGTTCAagttaaaacaaatgtatactgtatatatatatatattttttttttgtgtgtgtgtggatttattgattttattttaatttattttattcaagtgtAGAATGTTcttatgtttaatattaaaatgtatttaaatcattggttaataataaagtCTTTTTTTCATACTTATATTTGCTGAGTAATATCACTGGATCAAGCCTTTTTGATCAgtccacactataaaataagtaataaaagtatgtatgattcatcaTTATCTGCCAATACTCAAGCCAGCAATaacggaagtgaaaaagttatatcaggacatccctatacaatatatacaatatattatatttactgGCTGATTGCACCTGTCAGTCAACATCTCCTATGCTTGTACCTTTTATtgttagaaagaaaataagCATTTGATTAAAAGCAAGCTCGACCTGGATGCCCttttgttttgcacattgcatctGGAATTGTATCCATAAATATGGGGTTCACATTTTCCCtttagttgttttaacatcaaccAACATGTTGTTGTCTTTCCTCAGGACAATCCTCTGCAGCTGCCTCTGAAGAAGTGTGCAGTGGTGGGTAACGGCGGCATTCTCAGGCACAGCAAGTGTGGGCGGGACATCGACCAGGCCGATTTCATCATGAGGTGAGGACTATAGGAACCtcggggggggagggggaggttCACGAGCCCTAAATGCTTAGTTTCCTGCAAATGTGTTAGCCATTAAACAGCCTCAGCCATCACAGATAATATAAGCAGATGTCAACTGTAGCAGAGAGAAAAGTAGGTCAGagaaaggtggagagagtagtgaagttaaacattaaaaataactgcaagaTAGGCAGAATGTAAAGTacaacaatcattttttttttatcagctcATCTGTTCTACTGTAGACATGGCAGTAAAAACCACCGATACGCAAAGTGTCTCCTTCTGGAGAGGGAGTAGAACAGATGGGAAAGTTGTAAATTGAGAAAATTCCAAATTTGACGTCGTGCATGAGGAAAAATGCATGATGGATCAATTTGTGCTGACTGTGCCCTTTAGATGAACCAGAAAATATCTGTGAAGGAAACTAGTCACAAGTTTACAAGCCTCTGCTTCTGTTTATAGATAGAAACCGAAactatttattatgtatttcaTGTAAACCTATTCTACATTACATGGTGCTATGCTTGCTTACTGGTGATGTTGTGATGACTTTTAGCCTGCTgcattttaaaatgtccttttcaaaaaacaagtaaaatactTGGACTGCTAAAAAAGAAATATAGGGTCAACAGTTTCTTAATGCTGCACTAAGTACATTTCCTAAAAATGGTTAATACATATGAAAGCAAATGTTCCATTAAGGGAGGGAGGTTATAATTTAAGAGGGaaaacaaatctaaatgtacgataaacttggtgatattacagcctgtgaatgcagtataaggacacatttactccgcctccaggtgctagtgccagccgtccggtgaagcctgttgcGTTTACCGCGTTTACCAAGGTCTGTgtgtccatccactcttcattatatccatgtcttttaaggctcttattaaatagtctcggctggagtctgggccgccaccatcttggattatgtcgtcaccagtagggatgtaacgattcactcaactcccgatacgattcgattcacgatagtgggttcacgatacgattctctcacgatttttttcatttacaaaatgggactgtagacaattttttttttgggaaaaaaactagaaaatactgtattattttccttttatttttcattgtcaaaagaatcccttgataaactattcaaaacaatgcaatttaactaaaaataaattttgaattaaataaataaaggaataatacaaatgaaaatgcagCCTatcaatttaaattctggttctataataaacaatgcaaaactgcataatagttatttttcttttaaaagtgcaactgaaaatgtattttgtgccttaacaattggactttaaaaaaaaaaaacaaacgtcattgcactgatttacgtcatatttgtttggaccagcagagggcgctggtaacccagtggtcggttggcatgcagatatcttgcagtgaagaagagaagctatgctagcagacagagctaatagaaaaacgtgacttttacagatattcaagtaatattacagatattctttcggtgctaaaggggtaataaatcatttattaacatatgtaagagtagaaggcagccagaaagaaagtattagcagactccgcccaccgccaacacttccggatagcgccctctgctggttaaaaaaagtactgcgattcaattgtcagaaaatcgatatcaaccgtgatacctatgaatcgatttttaactgccttacgattaatcgttacatccctagtcaccAGCGTTTCATTGCCGCAAGCgcagaaacacctgaattaacttaaagcggaattaagcaagttaagtgtttacaagaatgaggaattatctaatttggaattaaaatcagaataaaccagccacttaatttggatttaagtttaatttggaattaaattagcattaggaattaagtgtttaataGGTCAGTTTAAGGAAGAATTAACTGTTATTCTGCTTTatagaggaattaaagctctcatgtaaacgtggccattgaaaactttggtaacactttactcataaggctgacattatccctCATTAGCaggaataaggtgtcataaaggctgtcattaagtgttctttgctaaattatgacacctttcgctAAATAACGacatctttggagctatgttggctttTTTTGTGTTAGATGGAGGGATCTAGCGGGGTTAGTATGACAAGGAATggattaataatgaataatttgTTTCTATTTGTCACACCTTACTTAATAAGGTGCAGCACTATccagaagtgtaaagagtactgaaaaatcctactcaagtagaagtattgttacttgattgaaattgtactcaagtacaagcatAAGTAAGTCATAAAACGTACTTAGGTACTGACctagaaatatattcaaaaaagtacaagtacccataaaagcaactcatttacagtaacgtgggtatttgtaatctgttactttcacctctggcacTATCCTGAATCATCAAAGTAAAACAATAGATTTTTGGGGTCAACAGGGTAAAAACATTGAGTCATGTTGGTTTCATCTGTTTACAAGAGATAAAGCTTCTCACATTGGTTTTTCCAGCTGAGATAAGAAACCACCATGAGACCACAGAAAGTGTTGGTCCATAGCACCAATAGTGTTACTTTTCTCATGGCTTAGAGGCAACTCAGTTTTAAAGAGGGCAAATGGAATCAAACTAATAATAACCATTAGGGTTAAAGAATGAGTAAAAAGTTCCTATTTTGGCAAACTGACCTTTCACACTCTCACAAAGGTTTAGAAAGCAGGGCAGTGCTAATGAAGTCTTTTCATCATCACAACAAACATGAACCCATTTCATTACTCCAAACTTTCCCATTGAGAATAGGAATTAGTCTGTTGAAAGTAAATTGAATTCACTTTAACATTGCGCCACTTTGCAGCCTTAATGAGCCGTGGAACAAATCAGTAATATGTCTGTTCTAAATTGAACTAAACTAAAAGTGAAGCACTGATAATTGTGTATGCTTGGTTACAAACAAGTTACTGTTCTGTTCCATCATTGTTTTCTTTAACCCTTTAGTGATTCAGAGCAGAAATGATGTGTTTCACCAATCGTACACTGTtgaacttgtgtgtgtgtgtgtgtgcctgatATGATAATCacttatatctttttttttctcttcttttttttttaggtgtaaCCTCCCTCCACTCGTGAAGCAATATGTGGAGGATGTGGGAACCAGAACACATTTGGTTACAGCCAACCCCAGCATCATAGAGAAAAGGTAAGGGGAACCATTCAAtgtcattacattacattacattagtaAAACGTGACAAAAGTGTCATTTTTGATGTCACCAGGGATTGACACGCTTGCATAGCAGAATTACTATtgaaacaacacatcatcagtagggtcaAACTACAGATATTGTAAGGGTGAATATTTTTCTGCATGAATTGGACATCTTTCaaatattagcaaaaaaaaaaacaacatattgaGTTACACTGGCTTGGATCTCAAATCtccaataaaatatacattggatttattgaggttgtATTTCAGGGTCTTcaaatttattcaattgtagaatattcttattttttaaggTTTACATTTCTGTAACCCAtcggttaataataaatgggtcagtttgtcTCATACATTGACTATTATTCTTTGTTGGTGTAATATAACTTAATCCAGCCTTTTCTCACATTCCACACttcaaaataagcaataaaagtatAATATGTATGATTcctgctgatatcggaccgatattggTATCGCCAACTCTCAAGGCAGCAATATTTGTATcgtaaatgaaaaagttgtctcgtcattttaaaaaaaactacatatttGTTGCTGTAAACGGTTGTTAGCGACAACTCAAACATTGATCAGTATGAGTAAAATTATTTAATGAGTTTTTACTTCCCCAtccttgtttttcttgtttagaTTCCAGAACCTGCTGTGGTCGAGAAAAGCTTTTGTGGACGGGATGAAGGTTTACGGCTCGAGCTACATCTACATGCCAGCCTTTTCCATGAAGCCTGGCACCGACCCGTCGCTGCGGGCCTACTATGCCCTAGCAGACACCTCTTCTAACCTCACCATGCTCTTCGCCAATCCCGAATTCCTGCGTTCGGTGGGGAAATTCTGGAAAGCCCGCAGTGTGCACGCCAGGCGCCTCTCCACGGGGCTTTTTCTGGTCAGCTTGGCCCTCGGGCTGTGCGAGGAAGTCACGGCCTACGGTTTCTGGCCATTTTCCGTTGGCCTGGACGAGAAACCAGTCAGCCACCATTATTACGACAACATCCTACCCTACAAGTGGTTCCACGCCATGCCAGAGGAGTTTGTGCAGCTTTGGCACCTGCACAAAAGCGGCACACTCCGTATGAGGGTTGGAAGCTGCTCTCCGCAGGACGGAGAAAGTTAGGGCCCAAGGAGAAGTGGATTGGACGAAGCCGAAACAGAAGAGAGACTCAAGGAAAGAACGCTGTTGTGGTTTCCTGTGAGGACCTTCTGCACTACGTTCTCCTACCGTTCCTCCAAGCTTATTAACATGAGAATGTCCTTCTGTCACACGCATACTTAAAAACACAGCGTGACACAGTCAGAATCTGCCATATCGCTACTTTTATATCTGAAAATGTGCGGGCATGGATGCGTGATCAAAGGAAAGCATAATTAGGGGCTGATTAATGTGAAAACGTGCAGGGAGTGGGTGGATGCATTTTATCTGATGAACATATGGGGTTGGACCAAACCCCCCTCTGGGTCTTTGTTGAGGAGGGACAAAGGGAGCGCAGGGTGGAGGGGATAGGGAATAATAAAATGTGCTCCGAAAGAAAGAGATAATGGCGCCCTGATACCTCATGTTCTAAAAAAGGAGTGAAATTTAATTGAGAAACTGCGGGAGCGAGGGGAGGATGGTATGAAAGCTGGCTGCTTTGTGTATGAATAGACTTTCTCTGCTTGATTGGCGTTCTGTGGTGCCAAACAGAGCTTCACATCAAAGCAGGAGCCATTAGAAACCGTCTTGCAAAAAGGACTTAATCCCTTTGAATGTTTAGCCAAGTTGCATTTTCAAGTCTAACCAAAAAAAGCGCAACAAACGCACCCCGATTGacgttttgttttgggttttttcgaccaagtgtgcttttgtttttgtcatcatgaGCTTTGTGAAATCCGTCCTTTGTTTCTTATTGAGAAAGATGACCCTCATCTTTTACTTGACTTCATTGGATTGAAAAGAGTTTCAGTGGCCTGTTTAATGAAGCTGCTGGGAGCGTACTATACTTGTCAAGTGCCAAGAGAACAGTAGTTTCTTCGATCAATATAGATTTTGCACTGTTTTTGTGCTTTGTGTGTGCTGATATGAAGAGGTAGTTAACAGTACATGAAGAAGACGTGAGTCCACAGCACAAAGTcgctttttttacatttatttttctaattgtttTGCTTGGTTTTGGTACGCCATCATGGACAGAGAGCAAATTACACTTTGTATAATAATTACTGAAGCTCTTTCCCGTGATGTGTTTATATTGTGTCTGCTTTTTTTGGCATCGGTCTGTTGCACagtgaggaagaaaaaaataataatctaatgAAGACGCCAACATGCGGGTGTTTTTTGTACTGGCtgatgaaaaattattttttaaaggttattCTTAATGTGACTGTGCCATACTGTCCTTATCAATGCAAAGACTCTGCATGGGAAGTGCACGAGGTGTAAACAATGCTTAGAATTATGGTATGAAATGTGTCCGTAGGTTAGTGCTGTGTCTGTGTCTCCACTTTTTGAATAAGTAAGGTGCAGTGCCTTTAAGACGTAGTGAGGCACAAAGGGATatctcttttttaaattattaatattattaccttTTGGATGGTACATTTTGAAAAAGCGAGCCCTGACATGATGTAAAGTCTGCTTTTAGCTGTGTAACATTACATGTACTGTAGGTCCAATGCACATTTTGACCAATATTTTGATCTACTTTCTATTTCAAAGTTTCAAAATTGCACCTTTTATGTTTGGCTTCCTGTTCAGTATTGTGTACGACTGAAATGTGACGTGGTATGAATTGTAAGTAAGCATGACTTTAAGACAAACAtgttcatgtgctttttttgtaaACAGATTTGTATCTGTTCTCAGTAGTTAGTAATCTGAGGGCGTGAATAAAAAAGATGACCATTAAACGCTATCGAAACAATTCGGGAAGTCGGGCTTATGACACAAATGACGTTATCTGTAGTAAACAAATGGGCTCCATTTTGAACTGGGGGAAAACACCCCGTCTTCCTAATGTTTGTCCGATGACAAAaaggtatttattttaatacaggAGTTATTTATATCCTGGTATGGCATACATCTATCAAGAAAAACTACCAGAAGTGGCCAGGGGATGATATAAGGCTAAGTTATCAGTTCTAGGGATTGGGAGATGGGGATGAGTGTCCATATAAAGTCTCAGCCAACACTTGGATGAATAATCCCAAACATTGGCTCAATTTCACCTACTCAGATCTTTACAATTACCTAATAAATGAACCCtgtgagtagggatgtaacgattaatcgtaaggcagttaaaaatcgattcataggtattacggttgatatcgattttctgaaaattgaatcgcagtactatccacaagtgtaggcggcgggcggagtctgctaatactttctttctggccgccttctactcttaaatatgttaataaatgattcattacccctttagcaccgaaagaaaatctgtaatattacttgaatatctgtaaaagtcacgtttatCTATTAGCT
This genomic window from Gouania willdenowi chromosome 6, fGouWil2.1, whole genome shotgun sequence contains:
- the st8sia1 gene encoding alpha-N-acetylneuraminide alpha-2,8-sialyltransferase, whose amino-acid sequence is MRAHQAVVKMLVRCYRAKLSVWAGLCVLVLCWFYVYPVYRLPRDKDIVEEVLRQGDVWHKNQTGIDLYRKLLTECCDPRRMFAVTKENSPMGKVLWYDGEFYHSHTVNNETYSLFVQDNPLQLPLKKCAVVGNGGILRHSKCGRDIDQADFIMRCNLPPLVKQYVEDVGTRTHLVTANPSIIEKRFQNLLWSRKAFVDGMKVYGSSYIYMPAFSMKPGTDPSLRAYYALADTSSNLTMLFANPEFLRSVGKFWKARSVHARRLSTGLFLVSLALGLCEEVTAYGFWPFSVGLDEKPVSHHYYDNILPYKWFHAMPEEFVQLWHLHKSGTLRMRVGSCSPQDGES